TTTGCAGCTGCCATTGCATTAGCGGTTTTGAACGCATTAACTCTCATGACGCGTGGTACGCCGTGGGGCATTACTTCTGCCTTTGCGTTATGGGGTTCCAAGATAGCTTCTGTACTCGGTTTTGATGTAGCGAGCTGGGGGTATTGGCAAGGGGCCAACGCATCTGCACTAGAAGCATCCATTTTTGCTGATTCCACAACGGTATTGAATTTCGGGGTTATAATTGGCGCATTCGTCGCTTCAGCAGCTGGCGGTTTATTCAAGTTCACACGCGTGACAGTTGGTAACTTTGCAGCTTCTGTCATGGGGGGATTGATGATGGGCTACGGCGCACGCCTTGCATTCGGCTGTAATATCGGTGCTTACTTCGGCGGCATCGCTTCATTTAGTTTGCACGGATATATTTGGGGGATTTTAGCCATGGCCGGGACATTTTTAGCTCTATATCTCCGACCGTTGTTTGGCCTAACGGTTCCGAAATCAAATGATTCTGTATGCTGATGAAATAAGTAGATAAATATATGAAAAGCACCGGATCCACAAAGCGTTTTTGTGGATCCGGTGCTTTTCATATGTATGTCTCATAACAACATCCGCAAATACTTCTCAAAGTTCACTCCTGCTTCTACTGGTGTGTCGTACAAATCGGTATCCTTTATAGCGGCCATCAAAAATTCCTCTGCCAATGTAATCGCTTGTTCTGTTGACATACCACGCATCCTGCCACCCATAAGTACCGATGCGAATAAATCTCCAGTGCCCGAATAGCTTTTGCCATTGTATGGTACGAAGCTACAATGAGTATCCGTCTTGTTAATAAACATATTTCCGACGACGTCTTGACGTCCAGGTGGATTGATGCCTGTGATGACAATTTCTGCGCTAGTTTTCTGCTGAAGCTGTTGGCCAACTTCTTGCACGGCCTTCAAATAATCCCGTTCGTCAGGAAACCGTAAGAGCTCATCATATGAATAGCCAGTCAATAAGCAACACTCCGTAATGTTCGGCGTAATAACGTCTGCCCGCGCGACTAGAACTTTCATTTGTTCCAGAAGTTCCTCGTCAAAATTATCATACGCTTTTCCATTGTCACCCAGCACGGGATCCACGAGCAATAGCGTCTGATCACGATAAAAGTTTTCGAGAAACGTGAGGATCTGGTGAATTTGCTCTTTGCCTGTAATATATCCGGTATGAATGCCGTCAAACGAAATATTTAGATTCTTCCATTCTTCCGTATAGAGCGACATAACGTTCGTAAGATCATGACAATAATAGCTCGGGTATTCTGTTTGTGCAGATAAAACCGCAGTAGGCAGTGGACACGCCTGCACGCCCATCACCGAAAGCACTGGCATGGCGGCAGTGAGTGAACATTTACCGAATGAAGATAAATCTTGAATAATGGCAACTTTTTTCATATGAAATCCTCCGTCAATCGCTATGTATTATACGTATCATAGCATATTATACAACCCAATATGATGGTTACAATTCGTAGTATGGTGGGTATATATAGGATCAACGGCACACACTCGCGCATAGAAGTTATGAAAGGGAATGAAAGGAAAGGAGGTACCATTTTGGTGAAAAATACGAAAGACTATTCTAAGCATTTTTCGGAAAAGAAGTTTTGGGATAAAGTACTACAGTTTGGTAAACAAGCAGGAGTGAAGTTAACGTACGGGGCTCTGTTATTGTTTTACACATTTAAAAAACCAACAGTCCCAAAAAAAGTAAAGTCTACTATTTTAGGTGCTTTAGGATACTTCATTCTACCATTGGATATTATACCAGACATCACACCGATTGTAGGATATTCCGATGATTTGGCGGTGGTTATGGGCGCTATACTAGTCGTAGCTACTTATATTGATGCACATACAAAACAACTCGCAAAAAATAAAGTGATAGACTGGTTTGGTGAAAACGCTGTGAACGATACGGATTCTTTAGATCATGAAATAAAAAAGACTATTCAAGATAGAAAAGAGAAACGGAAGATGAAAAAAGAGGAGAAGCAAGTGAAGAAAGACATTAAGGAGCTAAAGAAAGAAAATAGAAAAGGTAAGAAAAACGTCAACGAGTAAATTCGCATTAAAAATATATAAGTGTAATTTAGTGAAAACAGTAATATTTCATTTAGAGTGATGAATAAAAAAATTATGAAAATATAGAGTTAACCGTTCACTTTTCTATGGTATCATGGTTTAATAGTAAATAACTTACTAGTTAGAAAGTGAGGAGATAGTGTCAAAGATTCGAAATTCATTACCATTATATAATGAATTTTTTTTGAGTTTAGTATGTGATGAGTCGTGACGAAAAGGAGGATAGATAGAATTATAGAATATACTAATCACTCCGACTACCATATGTTGTAAGCGGTTTCAACTCGAGGTATATATTGAACTTCGAATCCAATCCATACTGTCATTTCAGAAGCAAAAGTACGTTTTGTAATAGAAAATTTTACTACAAATCACTAATGAAATATAAAAATTAGCGATGTTGCTAACTAAAAAGGGAGTTTTGGAAATTGAAGAAATTTACTAGAATGATCATGCTGCTAGCTGTATCTATATGGGTATTGGCTGCTTGTGGAAACGATGAAGAAAAAACATCTGAAAGCACTGCTGAAGATCAAGGCTATAATTTAGTTAATGAAGGAAAATTCACGTTTGCTGCAAGTGGAGTGTACAAACCGTTTAGTTTTGAAGAAGATGGTAAACTTACAGGCTTTGATGTAGAAATCGGCAATGCGCTTGCTGAGAAAATGGGTCTGGAAGCGAACCCTGTGACGAATCCATTTGAAACGATTTTACAAGGTCTTGTTGGAAATAAATTCGACGCAATTATTGGTTCAATGGCGTATACGAAAGAACGTGCAGAGCAAGCGGATTTCACCGAGCCTTACTATTATTCAGGTGGCATGATTTTTGTTGCAAAGGATAATAACGACATTACATCTCCGGAAGACTTAGATGGAAAGAAAATTGGCGTAGTAGCGCAGTCTACATATGAAGAGCCAGCTAAAGAATTGTCAGATAATATCCAGTATTATAGTAGCGACGTAGTAGCCTTAAAAGATTTAACTGTTAAAGGTCGTTTGGACGCCGTCATCACAGCAGACATCGTAGGTTATGAAGCGATCGACAATGGATTTGAAATCAAAGAGATTGATAAGCCAATGTGGGTAGAACAACCTTCAATCGCGGTAAACAAAGAAAATCCAGAATTAACAAAAGCGATTGACGAAGCATTACAAGAAATGATTGAGGATGGGACATATGAGGAAATTTCGGATAAGTGGTTCGGTCGCAATTTACTAGATATTGATTTAGAAGGTGTCGAGTTATTGGAGTAAGTACAATTTCCGCCTATTTCTCAGAAAGTTGGTGTGCCGGTGCCTGAATTCTTATTAACATTTTATGACGTATTCAAAAATACGTACAAAGGATTTTTACAAGCAGGTCTATTAACCATTGAAATTACAGCGATTGCAGTAGTCATTGGAACGGTCTTAGGTGTCATGTTCGCACTGATGAAGATTTCAAACTCCAAAATACTGCAAACAATCGCGAATGTGTATATTACGCTAATTCGAGGAACACCGTTAATTGTTCAAATTATGTTTCTCTACTTCGGAATCACATCGATCATTGTATTGGATAACTTTTGGGCGGGGGCTATTGCTTTAGGTGTTCACAACGGTGCGTATATTGCAGAAATTTTCCGTGGATCTATCCAAGGAATTGACAAAGGGCAACGTGAAGCAAGTCTTGCACTGGGGATGAATCGATCATTGACGATGAGACGAATTGTCTTCCCGCAAGCTTTACGACGGGCAATTCCACCGCTCGGAAACCAATTTATCATCACATTAAAAGATTCATCTTTAGTCTATGTGATTGGTGTATCTGAAATGTTTGGTGTGGCAAACCGTGTAGCTGCTTCTAACTTTAAACAATTTGAAACATTTCTCGTAGTAGGTCTTTATTATCTCATTCTCGTTCTGATCTTTAGCGCTCTATTAAAATGGTATGAGAACAAATTGGATGTAGATAAATAATGGGGGCAGATACAATGATTAAGGTAGAAAATGTTCATAAGTCATTTGGTGAATTGAAGGTGCTCAAAGGTATTGATATGGAAGTACACCGCGGGGAAGTGGTAGTTCTCATAGGGGTTAGTGGTTCGGGAAAGAGTACCTTTTTACGCTGTTTAAACTTTTTGGAATTGACGAATGAAGGCGTTATTACAATTGACGGAAAGCAAGTGAATCAGAAGAAAGACAACTTAGCTAAGATCCGTGCGGAAGTAGGGATGGTGTTTCAACACTTCAATTTGTTTCCGCATAAAACGGTAGTAGAAAATGTCATGGAAGCGCCTCTGATGGTCAAGAAAATGGACAAAGCACAAGTAAAGAAGATGGCACTCGAAATATTAAAAAAGGTCGGTCTATCCGAAAAAGCAGCAGTCTATCCTAATAAGTTATCTGGTGGTCAAAAACAACGTGTTGCGATCGCTCGAGCACTTGCGATGGAACCCAAGGTATTGCTATTCGACGAACCCACTTCTGCTTTAGACCCCGAACTGGTTGGAGAAGTGTTGCAGGTGATGCAAAACTTGGCCGAGGAAGGGATGACGATGATCGTCGTTACACACGAAATGAAGTTCGCAAAAAACGTTGCAGACCGAGTGATTATGCTAGATGAAGGAGTCATTATCGCAGATTCTGATCCGGAGACGTTCTTCAATCACTCAACAAATGAACGAACACTGCAATTTTTAGAAATGGTGGACGTATAAGATGGGTCAAGGCTCTATTTCGAAATGTACAAAAGGTACTAGATTCCCGAACAGTTTCATGTTCGGGATTCTGGTACCTTTTTCGTTTTTCGTATAAATAAGGAGTTTTTAAGGAGTTATTCTATATGCGTTTTATTGGATGAGTAAAGGGCAACATAAAAGTAAAGACGTATATATAGATACCTATTTTTAGAGACATAACATGATAAAACAGAAAGGAGACATACACTGTATGAAAAGTTATGGAAGATTTTTAGCTATGATCGCAACGTCTACTGTCGTGATGTTTGGACTCATGTACGTAAACACCTACGCATTCGATCACGTGTTTTTTAGTGAAACCCGCCTATATATGGCCTTGTTGATGGGAGCTGTGATGGCGATCATCATGATGGGGTATATGTGGAATATGTATGAAAATAAAAAGATGAATGTCGGGATCATGGGGGCGAGCGTCATGATATTTGCTTTATCCTTATTTTTGATTCGAAGCCAGACAACAGTAGATGACACTTCTTGGATGAAAGCAATGATTCCCCATCATTCCATCGCCATTTTGACTAGCGAACGAGCAAATATTTCTGACCCGCGCGTTAAAGATTTAGCAGATGGAATTATTGAAACGCAAAGAAAAGAAATTAAAGAAATGAAAGAGTTGATTGAGGATTTGAAGAAGAAAGACGAGAAGTAGGAAACAAAGCGCAAGGAGTGTACCGATTTTCTTAAAATTTTAGAAAATCGGTACTTTTTATTTCGCGAAATCTCTAAAGTACTTACTGAGAGAGTTGCCGTCTCCTGAACAAAGTTTGTATTTATGAAATTTCCCAGGAAACGTTTAAAGCTTTCGACATATACACAAACGTCATTTTCGGATGACTTAGCGTAGCGGTCAAACAGATTTCCACCCGAAGTATAAGTGATTAACTTCCAATGATTCTGACCATACTGTCAGTAGAAATGGAAAACACTTTGTTGAGGAGGAATACAGTGGAAAAGAAACAACATAAACAGCATGATGGTCAAATGGAAGAGCGAGAGACACTTACGACACGCCAAGGGCATCCTGTACAGGATAATCAAAACATCAGGACGATTGGCGACCGCGGCCCTGCTACGCTCGAGAATTATCATTTTATCGAAAAAATCTCTCATTTTGATCGTGAGGAAATACCTGAACGAGTAGTCCATGCAAGAGGCTCGGGTGCATTTGGTTACTTTGAAACGTATGGGAAAGTCGGGAATGAGCCAGTTGAAAAGTACACCCGTGCCAAAGTATTTTCAGGTGCTGGAAAAAGAACGCCTCTCGTCGCGCGTTTCTCTACTGTAGCAGGCGCTAAAGATTCGCCTGAAACTGCACGAGATCCGCGAGGTTTTGCGGTGAAGATGTATACGGAAGATGGCAACTGGGATTTGGTAGGAAATAATTTGAAAATATTTTTCATTCGGGATGCGATGAAGTTTCCTGATATGATCCACGCATTCAAGGCCGATCCAGCTTCCAATATATCGCATCCACAACGCATGTTTGACTTTGTCTCCCGATCGCCAGAATCTATTCATATGATCACGTTTTTGTTTTCGCCATGGGGCATTCCTGCCACGTATCGTCACATGCAAGGCTCAGGTGTGAATACATACAAGTGGGTCAATGACAAAGGTGAAGCAGTTCTAGTGAAGTATCATTGGGAGCCGAAACAAGGTATACGAAATTTAACTCAGCAAGATGCCGACGCTGTGCAGGCGAAAAACGTTGCACATGCTACGCAAGATTTATCTGAAGCGATCGAACGTAAAGAATATCCTGAATGGGAACTGTTCGTGCAAATTATGGAAGATGGATACCACCCGGAACTTGATTTTGATCCGCTCGATAATACCAAGCTTTGGCCGGAGGAACAGTATCCTTGGCTACCAGTAGGAAAGATGGTATTAGATCGCAACCCCGAGGATTTTCATATGGACATTGAACAAGCCGCTTTCGGGACCGGCGTACTGGTAGACGGAATGGATTTTTCCGACGACAAAATGCTTCAAGGCCGCACATTTTCGTATTCGGATACACAACGTCATCGGATCGGCACGAATTATCTCCAGTTACCTGTAAATGCGCCGAAAAAAGCGGTCCGGACGAACCAGCAACGGGGTCAAATGGACCAACGTGATCCTCGTGAGTCAGGAGAAAACCCACATATAAACTATGAACCATCCATGCTCGGTGGATTTCAAGAAGCAACAGGAGAAAGCCGCCCTCCGCACAGACCTACGTACAACGCAGCAGCACTGAGTGCACCAATTGACCGACCCAATAATTATGGACAAGCCGGCGAGACTTTCCGCCAGTTTGAAGAGTGGGAACGAGAAGAATTAATCAAAAACCTCTCTGATGCGTTAGCAGTGTGTGATGTACGTATTCAAGAAGCGATGATCGAACACTTCACGCAAGCGGATTATGAATACGGGCGTCTTGTACAAGAAGGTATTGAACGGAAAATGAAGGAACTAGAAGGAGTGGCAGCAGAAGCTGACATCCCGGGTCGTGAGGCGGGTCAATCAAAGTTTGGACAAGGTACACCTGATTCTAAAACGGCAGTGAAAGATGCAGTGGACAAAGGCCATGAAGCAGATCCATATTGATGAAGAAGTACAACGCTTTTTATCCAAATTGATAGATGTTGTGAATAAAGAGTGACTAGCATCTGTATAGGACACTTATGTGATTGTGCAAGCAAACACATGGGGTTCTTATACAGGTGTTTTTGATTTGCTAATCTCTTATCCAATTGATCAATTATCATGAACAATTAAACTCAGCTTGTAAAATTCATACCGAAAATCAATTCGTACAATCAATTATTTGATACCTATGCCTTTTCGTACGTACAAAATTCAATTTCTCCATTTTAACGGTTTTTTTATTCCCTGTATTATATTGAGTTCAACACAATAAATAACAGAATAGTTAGAAAAATTAACAGAAAAATGATATACTTTACACTAAGAAGTGTCTGGAGCCGATTACGATGAATGATAAACATTTGTAAAAAGTATTCATAAGCTAGAATGAACTGATCCTAGATTCAGATGGACGACTTGCCTATGAAGTGCGTTTGAAACAAGTACTAGATCAGAAGACTACAGTGAATGAAGCGAAGTGGAGGAAGGAGAAGGCAAGGGGGGAAGGAGTAGAAAAAGCAATACCAATAGGAGTAGAAAGGATAGTCCAAACAACGCATAGCATTTAAAGGAGAATATAGATTTAGAGTCGTAGCCAAAATAACCAGCTTATTTATTGAACATGTAAAATTGTTGAAAGAAGATGTAGAGTAGATTCCTGTTGACATGATAAAAACATCACTTACAACTTGCTGAAAAGATTGGGAGGTGAAATTGTGAATAAGTCCTTTTGGATTCCATTAATGGTTTCATTTGGAACGATGATATTCCTATATGTAATAGGCTTTATCGCTAATATAGACATTCTCATATTTAACATTTCACTCTCGCATACTGAAATTTCTCTACTACCGATCGGTGCTGGTATGGTAATGGGCTTTATTACTGAACGTATGATCAAGTCGAAATCACATGCCAATTAGCATTGAAGGAGAGCATGATCTAGCATCATACGTAGGGCGTTAGTTAATTCTTTGAAATCTGTGAAATTGGTTATCTATAGTATAGAATTATTGAAGTATGTAGTGGCTAACTATTGTGCAACAATCAAAGTTAGGAAAATATTATAATATGTAAAGGGGGCACAGTGCATGAATATATCTAAAGTAGATGAAGTCAATAGTCTTTATCAAAGATTAATAGACGCATGGAACCTACGTGATGCCAATGGAATGGCTGAACTATTCACTGAACAAGGTATACAAATTGGCTTTGATGGAAGTAAGGTGGTTGGACGAGAGGAAATCTTATCGCACCTCGCATCGATCTTTGAAAACCATCCAACTGCTCCTTTTGTAACTAAAGTGAAAGACGTTCGTGCAATAGGGAATGATACTGCAATAGTTCAAGCTATTGCAGGGATGATTCCACCTGGAAAAACAGATATTGAGCCCACTGTAAATACCCTTCAAACTTTGGTAGCAGTTAACAAATACAGTAATTGGCAAATAGTGCTCTTCCAAAATACTCCCGCTCAGTTTCACGGGAAACCAGAATTGATTGAGCAAATGACAGATGAGTTAAGGCAATTAATTACTAGAACATAGCTGTGAAAAGTAATGAGGTACGCGGTTTATCGAACATTGTAAATTGATGTGCATCCCAAAAGTTAGTATTTAGGACCTGGTACTCCTCAATTACGACCTACCCTCTCCAGTTTTTCTTTCAATACCGTTTACATCAAAGAAGAACGGGAAATTAAGAATATGGGAGGGGAAGAAATTGCCGAAACTAACGAGTAACCATCAAGAATATGAAGTCAAGCTAGGAAAGCATGTCATTTTCTTCAATAAAAACTACCGTTATATTTTCATCATCAACGAGTTAGTATTAGGGATTATATTTATAGTCGGAAGTGTATTCTTCTTTTTTGAAACCTTAAAAACTGCTGGGATTATTCTATTTGTTGTAGGCAGTGCGCAACTCTTTATACGGCCCGTATTGAAAATACTTCATGCGACTACGCTGCGGAAAATTAGCCAGTCCAGCCAAAGTCAAGAGAAGGTAGATTAACAGATTAAAAAGGTAACGGAGTACCAAGCCTCTGAACGATTCCAAACCAGTTCGGTGCAGAGTTTGTGATGATATAGAAAGATGATAAAAATTGAATGTAAGAGTCTTCATGCAATCGTATGAAGTTTTTTGTAATGAAGGAGGATAAGAAAGGAATTTACAGGCCTTTTGAGAAGTTATTGGAGATGGCACTTCGTAGTAAATGACTAACTGGATTCATTGAAGCATAGTATAGAAGATCATTTGTCGCAAAGGGCGAATGAGAAATGTTAGGGAGGAATCTATATGAATAATGGACAAGCTCAACCGAACGAGAAAGCTGGGGGAAAAGAGTATATAGAAACGCCTATTAAAACGATTTTCAATAAGTTTGCCAACCAAAAAGACGTATCCCTTATATACGGAGACCCAATTGAACTTGGTGTGCAAAAAGTAGTGCCTGTGGCGAAAGTTAAATATGCAGTAGGTGGGGGTGGTGACGGGAGTGGAGGAGAAGGTGGTGGCGGCGCTTTTACTATTCAACCTATTGGCGTATATGTCATCACACCAGACAAAGTGAAGTTTGAGTCTCCTTTGGACGTGAAGAAACTAACCGCGTTGACTGTCGTGGTGGGTGGAGTTCTAGGATTATGGGCGCTTTACAACGGCAAATGAATCCAATCTGGAAAAACGAATTGCGCATGTGCAAAAATCAGCATTGTAAAAGCGTGTCCTGTAGGCAACTACCTAACCTAGAAGACACGCTTTTTATATGGATAGAGGGACGGTTTCGATTGGATCTATTTACTTGTCCACGCTCGATTTAATCTAGCGCTTTTTCATTTTTCTTTTTTCAATCGGTACGTCTGGCATAGGTGCGGGGTTGTATGGTTCTACATATAGACCCGAATAGGATTTATACCATTTGAAAATATGCTCGACAATTACCTTGATGACAGCATAAGCAGGAATTCCTAGTATAACCCCTGGCACACCGAATAACTTCCCAGCCGTCAGCAACACAATAATAATCGTCACGGGATGTATTTTCAAATTACTACCTAAAATCATCGGTTGGATCAATCTGCCTTCAAGTGCTTGTTCAACGGCAAACACAATAATTACTTTCACTAACATGAAAGGTGAAGAGGCTAACGCAATGATGACGATCGGAATAATGGCTAAGAACGATCCTAAATAAGGAACTAAGTTCAGTACACCTGCTACTATCGCAAGTAGAACGGCATACTCAAGTCCAACAATCGCGAGACCAATCCAAAACATCAATCCTACGAAAAACGCCACTAATAATTGCCCGCGGATATATTGACTAATTTGCGTATTCATTTCTTTCAATACTCTATACGTATTGGCACGCATCTTGGTCGGCAACAGCTTCATCATATGATACGGCAAATCACGCCCATCTTTTAATAAAAAGAATAAAAGAATCGGCATAGTGAGCAATGCGATAATGACATTGGTCACCGTTCCGAGCACGCTACCGATACCAGAGAAAGCAGAATCCATAAAGCCCTTCGTTTGTTCGGTAATCGAGTCTATAATACTTTGGTCGATATCGTCCAACTTTCCTTGCAATTGAGAAAACAGATTACTACTTAATAGGCTATCAAATTGTTCTAGTAATTGAGTCCAATAGTCGGGCCAGTTTTGAATGAGGCTTGTAGCTTGCTCGCGTATAATCGGAATTAGGATGATCACGCCCCATACGACTAATCCACTGATGACTACGAAAACGAATGCGATCCCCCAAACCCGTTTGACCTTCTTTCTTTCCATTATATCGATCAATGGATTTAGTAGATAAAATAGAATTCCGGCCATAATGATAGGTAATGCGACTACACTGAGAAACTCTTTTATAAAATGGAACATATGCATAACTTTCGAAAAAACTAGGAAGTTCAATAAAATTAATAACGAGATCAATAATATAGCGACTACTTTATTATCCAAAAACCAGTTTCGGAACCAAGTAGTCATCGTTCGTATTTTATCATTCTCCATGTTTCGCACCTCTTCTCGTGAAATAATCTGGACCTACATCCAACTTACGGTTCACCAGAAATTCGTTTGCTAGTATCTACATCTTGACCCGCCACACGCTTTTCAAACGTCTTCCGCCAGCTAGGGGACAACTCTTCAACTTCTAGCAAACGACGAACTGCTCCTAAGTCTTGCTTGTCATGATGCATTAGCCGATTCGCTTCTGCTACTGAAATAGCAAGTGCTTGGCGTGTTAACGGAATTAACGGATCCGTTGGCGAAACCAACCCTTCTTGCAACACGCGGAAATAAAAGCCTGTAAAGCCTGTATCCTGTACAAGAAGCGGCATATCTTTCCGTTCATAGACAAGTGCTAACTTAAAACAAGGCTGGCGAGGCTGACTCACTTGAACAATTGCTTCGCCCAGCTGAAAGGAGTCACCAATACAAATATCTTCTTCAGTCACCCCTGTTAGAGTAAGGTTCTCACCGAACGCACTGTACGGAAGCGTTCTTTCTAATACGCGTTCCCAATGAGAATAATGTTCATACGGATACACACAAACCGCTTTATGAACACCACCGTGATGAACGAGATCTCCTTGACCATCCCCAGTAAAGTTGACAGAGGATAAAAAAACCGCTTGCTGCACCCGCTCTTTG
This window of the Sporosarcina ureae genome carries:
- a CDS encoding pyridoxamine kinase → MKKVAIIQDLSSFGKCSLTAAMPVLSVMGVQACPLPTAVLSAQTEYPSYYCHDLTNVMSLYTEEWKNLNISFDGIHTGYITGKEQIHQILTFLENFYRDQTLLLVDPVLGDNGKAYDNFDEELLEQMKVLVARADVITPNITECCLLTGYSYDELLRFPDERDYLKAVQEVGQQLQQKTSAEIVITGINPPGRQDVVGNMFINKTDTHCSFVPYNGKSYSGTGDLFASVLMGGRMRGMSTEQAITLAEEFLMAAIKDTDLYDTPVEAGVNFEKYLRMLL
- a CDS encoding YkvA family protein, giving the protein MKNTKDYSKHFSEKKFWDKVLQFGKQAGVKLTYGALLLFYTFKKPTVPKKVKSTILGALGYFILPLDIIPDITPIVGYSDDLAVVMGAILVVATYIDAHTKQLAKNKVIDWFGENAVNDTDSLDHEIKKTIQDRKEKRKMKKEEKQVKKDIKELKKENRKGKKNVNE
- a CDS encoding transporter substrate-binding domain-containing protein gives rise to the protein MIMLLAVSIWVLAACGNDEEKTSESTAEDQGYNLVNEGKFTFAASGVYKPFSFEEDGKLTGFDVEIGNALAEKMGLEANPVTNPFETILQGLVGNKFDAIIGSMAYTKERAEQADFTEPYYYSGGMIFVAKDNNDITSPEDLDGKKIGVVAQSTYEEPAKELSDNIQYYSSDVVALKDLTVKGRLDAVITADIVGYEAIDNGFEIKEIDKPMWVEQPSIAVNKENPELTKAIDEALQEMIEDGTYEEISDKWFGRNLLDIDLEGVELLE
- a CDS encoding amino acid ABC transporter permease, which encodes MPEFLLTFYDVFKNTYKGFLQAGLLTIEITAIAVVIGTVLGVMFALMKISNSKILQTIANVYITLIRGTPLIVQIMFLYFGITSIIVLDNFWAGAIALGVHNGAYIAEIFRGSIQGIDKGQREASLALGMNRSLTMRRIVFPQALRRAIPPLGNQFIITLKDSSLVYVIGVSEMFGVANRVAASNFKQFETFLVVGLYYLILVLIFSALLKWYENKLDVDK
- a CDS encoding amino acid ABC transporter ATP-binding protein, which produces MIKVENVHKSFGELKVLKGIDMEVHRGEVVVLIGVSGSGKSTFLRCLNFLELTNEGVITIDGKQVNQKKDNLAKIRAEVGMVFQHFNLFPHKTVVENVMEAPLMVKKMDKAQVKKMALEILKKVGLSEKAAVYPNKLSGGQKQRVAIARALAMEPKVLLFDEPTSALDPELVGEVLQVMQNLAEEGMTMIVVTHEMKFAKNVADRVIMLDEGVIIADSDPETFFNHSTNERTLQFLEMVDV
- a CDS encoding DUF305 domain-containing protein, with the translated sequence MKSYGRFLAMIATSTVVMFGLMYVNTYAFDHVFFSETRLYMALLMGAVMAIIMMGYMWNMYENKKMNVGIMGASVMIFALSLFLIRSQTTVDDTSWMKAMIPHHSIAILTSERANISDPRVKDLADGIIETQRKEIKEMKELIEDLKKKDEK
- a CDS encoding catalase codes for the protein MEERETLTTRQGHPVQDNQNIRTIGDRGPATLENYHFIEKISHFDREEIPERVVHARGSGAFGYFETYGKVGNEPVEKYTRAKVFSGAGKRTPLVARFSTVAGAKDSPETARDPRGFAVKMYTEDGNWDLVGNNLKIFFIRDAMKFPDMIHAFKADPASNISHPQRMFDFVSRSPESIHMITFLFSPWGIPATYRHMQGSGVNTYKWVNDKGEAVLVKYHWEPKQGIRNLTQQDADAVQAKNVAHATQDLSEAIERKEYPEWELFVQIMEDGYHPELDFDPLDNTKLWPEEQYPWLPVGKMVLDRNPEDFHMDIEQAAFGTGVLVDGMDFSDDKMLQGRTFSYSDTQRHRIGTNYLQLPVNAPKKAVRTNQQRGQMDQRDPRESGENPHINYEPSMLGGFQEATGESRPPHRPTYNAAALSAPIDRPNNYGQAGETFRQFEEWEREELIKNLSDALAVCDVRIQEAMIEHFTQADYEYGRLVQEGIERKMKELEGVAAEADIPGREAGQSKFGQGTPDSKTAVKDAVDKGHEADPY
- a CDS encoding ATPase; translated protein: MNKSFWIPLMVSFGTMIFLYVIGFIANIDILIFNISLSHTEISLLPIGAGMVMGFITERMIKSKSHAN
- a CDS encoding SgcJ/EcaC family oxidoreductase, which gives rise to MNISKVDEVNSLYQRLIDAWNLRDANGMAELFTEQGIQIGFDGSKVVGREEILSHLASIFENHPTAPFVTKVKDVRAIGNDTAIVQAIAGMIPPGKTDIEPTVNTLQTLVAVNKYSNWQIVLFQNTPAQFHGKPELIEQMTDELRQLITRT
- a CDS encoding YrhK family protein, encoding MPKLTSNHQEYEVKLGKHVIFFNKNYRYIFIINELVLGIIFIVGSVFFFFETLKTAGIILFVVGSAQLFIRPVLKILHATTLRKISQSSQSQEKVD
- a CDS encoding AI-2E family transporter, whose protein sequence is MENDKIRTMTTWFRNWFLDNKVVAILLISLLILLNFLVFSKVMHMFHFIKEFLSVVALPIIMAGILFYLLNPLIDIMERKKVKRVWGIAFVFVVISGLVVWGVIILIPIIREQATSLIQNWPDYWTQLLEQFDSLLSSNLFSQLQGKLDDIDQSIIDSITEQTKGFMDSAFSGIGSVLGTVTNVIIALLTMPILLFFLLKDGRDLPYHMMKLLPTKMRANTYRVLKEMNTQISQYIRGQLLVAFFVGLMFWIGLAIVGLEYAVLLAIVAGVLNLVPYLGSFLAIIPIVIIALASSPFMLVKVIIVFAVEQALEGRLIQPMILGSNLKIHPVTIIIVLLTAGKLFGVPGVILGIPAYAVIKVIVEHIFKWYKSYSGLYVEPYNPAPMPDVPIEKRKMKKR
- a CDS encoding MOSC domain-containing protein, which encodes MNKVEILSLNVGKPKDRDFGKKSVTTGFFKERVQQAVFLSSVNFTGDGQGDLVHHGGVHKAVCVYPYEHYSHWERVLERTLPYSAFGENLTLTGVTEEDICIGDSFQLGEAIVQVSQPRQPCFKLALVYERKDMPLLVQDTGFTGFYFRVLQEGLVSPTDPLIPLTRQALAISVAEANRLMHHDKQDLGAVRRLLEVEELSPSWRKTFEKRVAGQDVDTSKRISGEP